The Deinococcus metalli region CGTTCTGCCTCCGCTATGGTGCCGGAGGCTAGCGGGTCAGCTGGTCAAGCACCTCGCGCACGGTGGTCGGGAGCAGGGCGAGCGGCGCGCTCACGGCGTGGTACCCCAGAGTGACCTCCGGGGACTCCAGGCCGACGCTGGCCAGCAGCCCGTGATCCACCTCAGCGTCGACCAGACTGCGCGGCAAGATGGCGACGCCGACGCCGCGCACCAGAGCGTCCTTGACGGCCAGGAAAGACCCCAGCTCGAGCTGTGCCCAGGGCGACACGCCGGCGTGATCCAGCAACTTCGCGGCGCGTTTGCGGACGCTGGACTCAACCATCGGGAGCAGCAATACCTCACCAGCCAGCGCGTGTAACGGCGCGTATCCCTGCCCGTTCAGGACGTGCCCTGGGGGCACGATGAGCCGCAGGTCTTCGCTCGAAAAACGGCGCGCCTCCAGGCCCTCAGGCAGCACCTGACTGGCGTCCACGGTGAGGGCCGCGTCGAGTTCGCCGCGGCCCACCCGCGCGATCAGTTCCGGGGTGTGCGCGGCCTGAATGGTGACGGTGGGCGTGCCCCGCTGGAAGGCGGCGGCGAGGTGCACGGCCCGGGGCGCCAGCGTCCAGGACACCCCCAGTTGTACCTGCGTTTTGAGCCGGTGGCGCTTGTCGTGCGCCAGTTCGGAGACGCGCTTCATGGTGCGCGCGAGGGTCTGGGCATGCGGCAGCAGGTCGAAGCCGGCGGGGGTGAGGGTGATGCCGCGCGCGTGACGAATGTACAGCGGCTCGCCGATCAGGGTGTGTAACGCCCGGAGCTGACCGCTCACGGCCGGCTGGCTGAGGTTGAGGTACTCGGCCGCCTTGCTGACACTCCCCAGTTCGGCCACCACGTTGAAGGTCACCAGGTACTCCGGATTGATGCGCACGGACGCAGCCTATCAGCCTTTCTCCAATGATATCAGCCACTCCTATAAATCCTATTCTTTTATGCGATTTGCATTTGGGCAAACTGGCGGCGACACTTCCAGATATCCCCTGGAGGTATATATGCGGCACCAGATCCTGATTATCGGCGGCGGTTCGGCGGGCATCTCCGTAGCGGCCCGCCTGCGCCGCCGCGATCCCTCGCTGAGTGTGGCGGTCATCGAACCCAGCGAAGTGCACTACTACCAGCCGTACTGGACGCTGGTCGGGGCCGGCATCGTACCCAAGGAAGCCAGCGTCCGACTGGAATCCAGTGTTATGCCGCGTGGCGTGACCTGGATCCGTGACCGCGTCGAGCGAATCGAGCCGGATGCAAACGCCGTCGTCCTGTCCAGCGGCCAGCGTGTCGAATACGAGCAACTCGTCGTCGCGCCAGGGCTGCGGATCGACTGGGAGAAGGTCAAAGGCCTGAAAGAAACGCTCGGGAAGAACGGCGTGTGCTCTATCTACGACTACCAGCAGGCCGAGAAGACCTGGGAGATGATTCGTACCTTCCAGGGCGGCCACGCCATCTTCACCGCGCCCGCCACGCCCATCAAGTGCGGCGGCGCGCCACAGAAGATCATGTTCCTGGCCGAGGAAACCTTCGTCCAGCAGGGCATAAAGCATAACAGTCAGGTCAGCTTCTACACCGGTGGCGGCGTCATCTTCGGTGTGAAGGTGTACGCCGACGCGCTCCAGAAAGTCGCCGACCGCAAAGACTTGGACTACAAATTCAAGCATGATCTGCACGAGATCCGCCCCGAGTCGCGCGAGGCGGTGTTCTGCAAGACGACCGACGCTGGTCTGGAAGAAGTCGTCGTCAAGTACGACCTGCTGCACGTGGTGCCCCCCATGAGCGCTCCGGCCTTCGTGCAGGAGAGCCCGCTGGCCCTCCAGGAAGGCCCTCTCAAGGGCTGGATGGCGGTCGACCACACGACCCTCCAGAGCACCACGCACCCCAACGTTTTCGGTCTGGGCGACGTGATTGGCACGCCGAACGCCAAGACCGGCGCGGCCATCCGCAAGCAGGCCCCCACCGTCGTGACCAACCTGCTCGCGGCGCGCCAGCACCTAACCATGACCGGGGCATACGACGGCTACGGGTCGTGCCCGCTGGTGACCGGGCGCGGCAAACTGATCCTGGCCGAATTCAACTACAAGAACGAGGCCACGCCGTCGTTCCCCTTTGATCAGGCCAAGGAGCGGTACGACATGTACCTGCTCAAACGGCACGGCCTGCCGTTCCTGTACTGGAATCTGATGCTCAAGGGCCTGGCCTGAACACGCTGCTGGCCGGTTGACGCCAGCCCGGCCAGCGTCATGTGACCTTCAGGCCGGCGCTGAGGCGTCGTCGGCCTGATCATGAAGCGTCACGCGCCGGCCGTGAGGCGAGGCCGGAGTAAAAGTGGCCTGGCCGCCGTGAGTCTGCACGACGTGCTTGACGACACTCAGGCCCAGTCCGGTTCCAGTGGGTGTCGGCCCGGTAGAACTCCTCGCCCAGATGGCGGAATGCGGCGTGTGGGCGCTCTGGCCCGTCATCTTCAACCCTCAAGGACGAAATGGTTGCCCCGAAGATCATGATCGATTGAATGGTTGGGGCAAGAGATCGTAGTTTGGATATGACGTTGACGCAACGGATTCCGTTCTCGACTCGCTTCATGACCGGACAGCACCCTGAGACTGGGAACGAACCACAACGCGCCGACCTTCGTGTCGTCTGCGGCTCTCCCCTATTTGCCCTGGCTGTTGCTGGATCGCCTCACGACAGCCTTCAACTCCAGCTCCGGCAGCCAAGGGATTCGCAAACGAATCAATGACAGACCCGTGCCGACCGATTTCTCATATCCAGTCTTAAATGCTGTTTCTGATACCGGACTCTACATCGGCAGGTCGTCCGACTCGGGTCGCGGCATGCACACGTAATACAGGACTTGCTTAATGCAGTAACTCATTAAATACTGACTGCAGTGGGTTTCGATGCTACTTGGAGGTCGCCCTGACCGCACTACCAGGTACCGACACCTTTGCGTGATCGTTGGATCATCCAACCCACGCATCATCACGATTCAGCGTTCCAGAGCACGTTATCTGGCAGTTGATCCCGACAGATCCGACTACCGACACCTTTGCGTGGTTTGCGCCGAAGACTACCGACACCTTTGCGTGATCGCTGCGTCCCCAGGCCCGACACTTTTGCGTGGTTGGGCAGAAAACAGCGGTCAGGTTAGGCTTTATGCGCCTTGAACCGTACGCCCATCAACCCCACGACACCTTTGCGTGATTCACGCCCAGAACTACCGACACCTTTGCGTGATTCATGGCAAAATCCCCGACACCTTTGCGTGATTCAGACCAGAAAACTGCGGCCAGAACGCACAAGGCGTACTCCCCTGTTGTTGCTTTTATCTTTTACTATCAATCTCAAGAACAACAACAGGAACCTGGATGACTGACGAACCCATCAAAACCACTGAGCGCCGGGACGAGCGAAACATCGCTCGCCTCGGCATCATCAGCATCCAGTCCCGGGTCAATGATGAGGTTCGCACCTGGACGGCCGAGTTTGAGATCGACGGTCGCCCCTACCGCGTCGAGTGCGCGGCGCCCTACGGACGCCCGCACGGTATCGATACCGACATCATTTTGGCCGCCCAGACCTTGTTCGTTCGTAACGGCTGCCCAGAGCACGACTGGCTGCACACCACTGCCTACGAGCTTCGCGGCGCGGCTGGACTGCCAGACAATGGCCGCACGTATGGCCGGCTTCGAGATAGTCTGAAAAGGTTGTGGAGCACGGGTTTCCTGGTGGGTGAGGGCTGGCATGACCCGGTGAGGGGACGCCGCGTGTGGAGTTCGGACACGCTGCGGTACATCGAGCGTATTCGGTACCACGAGATGGACAGCGAACTCGAGCAGCTGCCCGGCCTGGATCCTTCGGCGACCCTCAGCATCAAGCTCGGGGAGCAGCTCGCCCAGAGCATCCGCGAGCGGCATGTGCAGGTGCTCGACGGGCGCCTGCTGGTGCAGCTCGAGCAACCCCCGGCGCGGGCCCTCTACCGGCTGCTGGAGGCCCACCGGGTGGACTTCAGCGGTGAACGCCGGATGACGCTGGAGGTCACCCTGGTCGACTGGCGACTGGCCTGCGGTATTCAGACCGAGCGTCCAGAACTCGTCCGCCGAGCCCTCGCGCCGGCCCACGACGAGCTCAGGTCGATCGGCTACCTGGCCGACGTGGTCATCACCGGTCGTGGGACAGCGCAGACGATCCGGTACCACTTTGCCGAGGCTGGTGCGCCTGACCCCGCGCTTGTCGACCTCCTGATCGGCGCGGGGGTAGGGCGAACCGCAGCCGCGTCACTGGTCGGCGATCACGGTGACAGGGTCGAGATCGCCGTCGCGTTCGTCCGACACCGCCAGCGCGAGGGGGGGGTCAAAAATCCTGCGGGACTGGTCGTCGACTTCCTCCGGAACGACGGGAAGTACGTCCTCCCAGAACATCTTGGTACGGCGCGGCCATCCGTTACGGCCGTGCGGGCTGTGGAAGCCCTCCAGAGGGCTGAGGAACTGGCCGATCAGGAAACCCTGCGTGAACGGTCGCGCGTGGCCGCCCTGAGCCCCTCACAGCAGTACGACGAGGTGCGCCCCTCGCTCAGGCTGCTCCTCAAGCCATTGGGCAAGGATCTGATGGAGGTCTTTGAAGAACGCTGCCGCACGGGCGTACTTCTGGCGCTCGACGAGCGGGATCAGGCTGCTGCGGCCATGGCCGACCTGCGCATCCAGGAGCATCTCGACGCCCTGAGAAAGCGTCTGCAACAGCCGGCGTAGGGTGCCACCCAGTTCGGGAATTTACTGCGATACTGCATTCAGTATCTACTCTATTACTGTATCCAACCCTTGCTTAATGGTGCTGCCTGGTTCGTCCACATGGTTCAACGCCAGCGAGGCCGAGCATAGGTGCGGGGTTCGCTGTGCAGCAGCGCCCTGAACCCACACATGAATTCAGGGCGCATCCAGGTTGGTGTTGCAACTGTCATCGCGGCGCAGCCCTGCGGGGCGGCGTGGTGGATCGGCTCAATACTGCAATACTGCGTTGCTGTCTTGCTCCGATCAGTAGACTAGAATGTGGCCATGGCCCCCACGGTGGTTCTCATCTCCATCCCTTCACAACGCCAGCTGACGTCACGTCGCCAGCCCGATCCATTCCCGGGCGCACGGTCATGAGACTGGCCGTGGCCAACCTCAAGGGTGGGGCCGGCAAGACCACGACAGCGGTTTACCTGGCCAATGCACTCGCGATCGAGGGTCGTACCCTGCTGATCGACGCCGACCCCCAGGGGTCCGCACTGTCGTGGAGCGAGACTGCAGGCTCCTTTCCACTACCGGTGGTGTCCGCGCCGGTCAAGGATTTGAGCCGAAGGGTGCCGCAGCTCGCCGACGGATTCCTCCACGTGGTGATCGATACGCCGCCAGGTGAACTGGCCATCACGCGCTCGGCCATGCTCGCTGCCGAGATTGTGTTGATTCCCATCCCGCCCAGCCTGATGGATCTTGACCGGCTGCGCCCCACCCTCGAGATGCTGGCCGACCTCGAGGGCCTGCATACTCCGCAGATCGTCTGTCTGCTCACCCGGGTTCGCCGCGGTACCCGCAGCAGCCGCGCGGCCCGCGAGGTGTTGACCGAGCTGGGGATGAATGTTCTGGACGCCGAGGTGTCCCTCCGCGAGGCGTATGCGAACGCGTTTGGACTGCCGCTTACAGAAGATCTCGGAGAGTACGCCGATGTGCTCGCAGATCTGCACGGGAAGGTGCGCGCATGACGAAGAGCAAGCCCAGCGACGTCCTCAGCCGCATGAAGGCGGCCGCCAGCCGCGAGAAGCCAGCGAGCACCACTTCGGC contains the following coding sequences:
- a CDS encoding LysR family transcriptional regulator, translated to MRINPEYLVTFNVVAELGSVSKAAEYLNLSQPAVSGQLRALHTLIGEPLYIRHARGITLTPAGFDLLPHAQTLARTMKRVSELAHDKRHRLKTQVQLGVSWTLAPRAVHLAAAFQRGTPTVTIQAAHTPELIARVGRGELDAALTVDASQVLPEGLEARRFSSEDLRLIVPPGHVLNGQGYAPLHALAGEVLLLPMVESSVRKRAAKLLDHAGVSPWAQLELGSFLAVKDALVRGVGVAILPRSLVDAEVDHGLLASVGLESPEVTLGYHAVSAPLALLPTTVREVLDQLTR
- a CDS encoding NAD(P)/FAD-dependent oxidoreductase → MRHQILIIGGGSAGISVAARLRRRDPSLSVAVIEPSEVHYYQPYWTLVGAGIVPKEASVRLESSVMPRGVTWIRDRVERIEPDANAVVLSSGQRVEYEQLVVAPGLRIDWEKVKGLKETLGKNGVCSIYDYQQAEKTWEMIRTFQGGHAIFTAPATPIKCGGAPQKIMFLAEETFVQQGIKHNSQVSFYTGGGVIFGVKVYADALQKVADRKDLDYKFKHDLHEIRPESREAVFCKTTDAGLEEVVVKYDLLHVVPPMSAPAFVQESPLALQEGPLKGWMAVDHTTLQSTTHPNVFGLGDVIGTPNAKTGAAIRKQAPTVVTNLLAARQHLTMTGAYDGYGSCPLVTGRGKLILAEFNYKNEATPSFPFDQAKERYDMYLLKRHGLPFLYWNLMLKGLA
- a CDS encoding ATP-binding protein; protein product: MTGQSAHTPHSAIWARSSTGPTPTGTGLGLSVVKHVVQTHGGQATFTPASPHGRRVTLHDQADDASAPA
- a CDS encoding replication initiator protein A, translating into MTDEPIKTTERRDERNIARLGIISIQSRVNDEVRTWTAEFEIDGRPYRVECAAPYGRPHGIDTDIILAAQTLFVRNGCPEHDWLHTTAYELRGAAGLPDNGRTYGRLRDSLKRLWSTGFLVGEGWHDPVRGRRVWSSDTLRYIERIRYHEMDSELEQLPGLDPSATLSIKLGEQLAQSIRERHVQVLDGRLLVQLEQPPARALYRLLEAHRVDFSGERRMTLEVTLVDWRLACGIQTERPELVRRALAPAHDELRSIGYLADVVITGRGTAQTIRYHFAEAGAPDPALVDLLIGAGVGRTAAASLVGDHGDRVEIAVAFVRHRQREGGVKNPAGLVVDFLRNDGKYVLPEHLGTARPSVTAVRAVEALQRAEELADQETLRERSRVAALSPSQQYDEVRPSLRLLLKPLGKDLMEVFEERCRTGVLLALDERDQAAAAMADLRIQEHLDALRKRLQQPA
- a CDS encoding ParA family protein; amino-acid sequence: MANLKGGAGKTTTAVYLANALAIEGRTLLIDADPQGSALSWSETAGSFPLPVVSAPVKDLSRRVPQLADGFLHVVIDTPPGELAITRSAMLAAEIVLIPIPPSLMDLDRLRPTLEMLADLEGLHTPQIVCLLTRVRRGTRSSRAAREVLTELGMNVLDAEVSLREAYANAFGLPLTEDLGEYADVLADLHGKVRA